Proteins from a genomic interval of Zingiber officinale cultivar Zhangliang chromosome 2A, Zo_v1.1, whole genome shotgun sequence:
- the LOC122041590 gene encoding bidirectional sugar transporter SWEET12-like, translated as MLVITIENPALTAAGLLGNFLSAMVVLAPVSTFYRICKKKSTESFQSVPYVVGLFSATMWVYYGLLTSDVLLLTINIAVCFIEVIYLFIFLLYAPPKSRIYTTKLIALINVGVFGCLILVSNLFIKESKRARITGGICASFAVSVFGAPLSIIRHVIRTKSVEYMPFSLSFFLTLSAIAWLSYGVLLKDPFVAVPNVFGFLLGITQIIVYLIYMNYNKKDDIDAKIGSQELPEKKSNPEGEACECGQMAEV; from the exons ATGTTGGTCATCACCATCGAAAACCCTGCTCTTACAGCGGCAGGCCTTCTAG GCAATTTTCTATCTGCAATGGTGGTGCTGGCCCCTGTGTCGACCTTCTATAGGATCTGCAAGAAGAAGTCTACCGAATCTTTCCAATCAGTGCCATATGTGGTCGGGCTATTCAGCGCGACGATGTGGGTCTACTATGGTCTCCTCACTTCAGATGTGCTGCTGCTCACCATCAACATTGCCGTTTGCTTCATCGAAGTCATCTACCTCTTCATCTTTCTTCTTTATGCTCCACCAAAGTCCAGG ATATATACGACGAAGCTGATAGCATTGATCAATGTGGGGGTCTTCGGTTGCCTAATTCTCGTAAGCAACCTCTTCATCAAGGAGAGCAAAAGAGCTCGTATTACGGGAGGGATATGTGCTTCGTTCGCAGTCAGTGTCTTCGGGGCTCCTCTCAGTATCAta AGGCATGTAATAAGAACCAAAAGCGTGGAGTACATGCCATTCTCGCTGTCCTTCTTCCTCACACTGTCCGCAATAGCATGGCTCAGCTATGGGGTCCTTCTCAAGGACCCATTTGTCGCG GTGCCAAATGTGTTTGGGTTCCTGTTGGGGATCACCCAAATCATCGTATACTTGATCTACATGAACTATAATAAGAAGGATGATATTGATGCAAAGATAGGTAGCCAAGAGCTCCCCGAGAAGAAGAGCAACCCGGAAGGCGAGGCGTGTGAGTGTGGTCAAATGGCAGAAGTCTAG